From Acinetobacter lwoffii, a single genomic window includes:
- the thyA gene encoding thymidylate synthase: MRQYLDLLQHILDNGGDKGDRTGTGTRSVFGHQMRFDLSQGFPLLTTKKVHFRSIVIELLWFLKGDTNVQYLKDNKVSIWDEWATAEQTARFGRPEGELGPVYGHQWRNFGASKNADNSYNQDGFDQIKWLINEIKTNPNSRRLIVSGWNPNEAGQVALPPCHTLFQFFVHNGKLSCQLYQRSADVFLGVPFNIASYALLTHMIAQVCDLEVGDFVWTGGDTHLYSNHFEQAQLQLSREPLGLCQLKLNPEIKDLFDFKFEDIEIVGYESHPGIKAPVAV, encoded by the coding sequence ATGCGCCAATATCTTGACCTTTTACAACATATCCTCGACAACGGCGGCGATAAAGGCGACCGTACCGGTACAGGTACACGTTCGGTATTTGGTCATCAAATGCGCTTTGATCTTTCGCAAGGTTTTCCTTTACTGACCACCAAAAAAGTTCATTTCCGCTCTATCGTGATCGAACTGTTGTGGTTCCTGAAAGGCGATACCAATGTTCAATATTTAAAAGACAATAAAGTCTCGATTTGGGACGAATGGGCAACCGCAGAACAGACTGCGCGTTTTGGCCGTCCTGAAGGCGAACTGGGTCCAGTTTACGGCCACCAATGGCGTAATTTTGGGGCCAGCAAAAATGCAGACAATAGTTATAATCAGGACGGTTTTGACCAGATCAAATGGTTGATCAATGAAATTAAAACCAATCCAAATTCGCGCCGTCTGATTGTATCGGGCTGGAACCCGAATGAGGCAGGTCAGGTCGCATTACCACCTTGCCATACCCTGTTCCAGTTCTTTGTACATAATGGCAAATTATCTTGTCAGTTGTATCAGCGCAGTGCCGATGTTTTTTTGGGTGTACCATTTAATATTGCCAGCTATGCTTTGTTGACGCATATGATCGCGCAAGTCTGTGATCTGGAGGTCGGTGACTTTGTCTGGACTGGCGGCGATACTCATTTGTACAGCAACCACTTCGAGCAAGCACAGTTACAGCTCAGCCGTGAGCCATTAGGCCTCTGTCAATTAAAACTAAATCCTGAGATCAAAGACCTGTTCGATTTCAAATTTGAAGATATCGAAATTGTCGGTTATGAATCTCATCCAGGAATTAAAGCCCCTGTCGCTGTTTAA
- the lgt gene encoding prolipoprotein diacylglyceryl transferase yields the protein MLTYPNIDPVAISLGPLQVHWYGLMYLLAFLFAWGLATFRAKQRGWTPDMVSDLIFFGALGVIIGGRVGYVFFYGFSQFLADPLWLFQIWTGGMSFHGGFLGVILAMLWWCKKYKMTWFQTLDFIAPCVPTGLMFGRIGNFIGGELYGRQVTDPNFAWGMIFPTDPLQLVRHPSQLYQALCEGLILFIILWWFSSKPRPRMAVSALFLIGYGLARFVVEFFREPDNGQLFIGWMSKGQFLSLPMILIGLWMMWYAYQKKIYDWGPQKNS from the coding sequence ATGCTCACCTATCCCAATATTGATCCCGTCGCGATTTCGCTCGGGCCCTTACAAGTCCACTGGTATGGACTGATGTACTTACTGGCATTTTTATTTGCCTGGGGATTGGCGACGTTTCGCGCCAAACAACGTGGCTGGACACCGGATATGGTGTCTGACCTGATTTTCTTCGGTGCACTCGGTGTGATCATCGGTGGCCGTGTCGGTTATGTCTTCTTCTACGGTTTTTCTCAGTTCCTGGCCGATCCTTTATGGCTGTTCCAGATCTGGACCGGCGGTATGAGTTTCCATGGCGGTTTCCTCGGGGTCATTCTGGCCATGTTGTGGTGGTGCAAGAAATATAAGATGACCTGGTTCCAGACTCTGGATTTTATCGCACCTTGCGTACCGACAGGCTTGATGTTTGGCCGAATTGGTAACTTTATTGGTGGCGAACTGTATGGCCGTCAGGTCACCGACCCAAACTTTGCCTGGGGCATGATCTTTCCGACCGATCCGCTGCAACTGGTTCGTCATCCATCTCAACTCTATCAGGCACTATGTGAAGGCCTGATCCTGTTTATTATACTGTGGTGGTTCAGCTCGAAGCCACGTCCACGTATGGCAGTTTCTGCGCTGTTCCTGATCGGTTATGGCTTGGCACGTTTTGTGGTTGAATTCTTCCGTGAGCCGGACAATGGCCAACTGTTTATTGGCTGGATGAGCAAAGGACAATTCCTGAGCCTACCAATGATCCTGATTGGCTTGTGGATGATGTGGTATGCCTATCAGAAGAAAATATATGACTGGGGTCCACAAAAAAATAGCTGA